A genomic window from candidate division WOR-3 bacterium includes:
- a CDS encoding tetratricopeptide repeat protein has product MNSSRKTEDLVHHHLKEAKSNCRSDPDKTLMHALEALKLSLKKPAGVEKITALNLVGMGLALKLEYLKALKCFKKALEENDKHGDRKRSCSICNNIGLALVDSFKYEEAFVYFEKARETAHEMGLKKQLAIVYQNIARLFLVSGDYDQAIQFLFKGLDQAENDFALVAEIRVSIGELYFRMKDWKKALEFHSAALDVFERTGDAIGTAGQYNNLALVFEAQGKERQAIEHLQKALEMAEEIKHLEFISIMTTNMARLYSKTGDDENEKMFLERTLRENEELNNTENLAVIHRSFGDYYLKTGDLTKALDSYSLSREMSMMVRNKSTLMDSEKSLADYYSAVEDFGMAYIHLDKYMSLKSELFQEKITEKVRETQVRFLVERKQKDIEQAKAEANFFEQKNKELESARHKFETEKAKSDSLVLSILPSVVAYELKEKGEFKPRIYDEVTVCMIEFPELAKLLKKEDFSSVLEELNGIYSVFDMKFDLMNCEKIKTFENKYIAVSGMPLPDENHTFNMVRVAVENARYMKDRAQRGGFNWAVKAGIHSGKVIGGIVGKRKYLYDIFGDTVNKAARILEASGPDRISLSETAFFRVKNNVKSFEVAEKSLKGIGRTKIYSFSESDWYE; this is encoded by the coding sequence ATGAACAGCTCGCGGAAAACGGAAGATTTAGTCCACCATCACCTAAAAGAAGCCAAAAGTAATTGCAGATCGGATCCGGATAAAACGCTGATGCATGCGTTGGAGGCGTTGAAGCTTTCTTTGAAAAAGCCTGCCGGCGTTGAAAAAATAACCGCTCTCAATTTAGTCGGTATGGGTCTGGCGTTAAAACTCGAATATTTAAAAGCTTTGAAATGTTTTAAAAAAGCGCTTGAAGAAAACGATAAGCACGGAGACAGGAAAAGATCGTGTTCTATATGCAACAACATAGGACTGGCTCTTGTAGACTCCTTCAAATACGAAGAAGCTTTCGTTTACTTCGAAAAGGCAAGGGAAACAGCCCATGAAATGGGACTGAAAAAACAGCTTGCGATTGTATACCAGAACATTGCCCGGTTGTTTCTTGTTTCCGGAGATTATGACCAAGCGATACAATTCCTTTTTAAAGGACTTGACCAGGCAGAAAATGATTTTGCTTTAGTAGCGGAGATAAGAGTCAGCATCGGAGAATTGTATTTCAGGATGAAGGACTGGAAGAAAGCGTTGGAGTTTCATAGTGCAGCACTCGATGTTTTCGAAAGAACCGGCGATGCGATAGGAACCGCCGGGCAATACAACAATTTGGCTCTCGTTTTTGAAGCCCAAGGAAAAGAGCGACAGGCAATAGAACATTTACAAAAAGCCCTTGAAATGGCAGAAGAAATTAAACACTTGGAATTCATTTCCATAATGACGACGAACATGGCTAGGCTTTATTCAAAGACAGGAGACGATGAAAACGAAAAAATGTTTCTAGAGAGAACTTTGAGAGAAAACGAGGAATTGAACAACACTGAAAATCTGGCTGTAATCCACAGAAGCTTCGGCGATTATTACCTGAAAACGGGTGATTTAACTAAAGCCCTTGATAGTTATAGCTTATCTCGCGAAATGTCCATGATGGTCCGGAATAAGTCAACACTGATGGACAGCGAGAAATCCCTTGCGGATTACTATTCAGCCGTCGAGGATTTCGGTATGGCGTATATTCATTTGGATAAATATATGTCGTTAAAATCCGAGCTTTTTCAGGAGAAAATAACAGAAAAAGTACGTGAAACGCAGGTAAGGTTCCTCGTCGAGCGAAAACAAAAAGATATTGAACAAGCTAAAGCGGAAGCAAATTTTTTTGAGCAGAAAAACAAAGAACTCGAATCTGCCAGACATAAATTTGAAACCGAGAAAGCTAAATCCGACTCGCTTGTCTTAAGCATATTACCCTCTGTCGTCGCTTACGAGCTCAAGGAGAAGGGTGAGTTTAAACCGAGAATATACGACGAAGTTACGGTATGCATGATCGAGTTTCCGGAATTGGCAAAATTGCTGAAAAAAGAGGATTTTTCTTCCGTTCTCGAAGAACTTAACGGCATCTACTCGGTATTTGACATGAAGTTTGATCTGATGAACTGTGAAAAGATTAAAACATTCGAAAACAAGTACATAGCCGTAAGCGGAATGCCTTTGCCGGATGAAAACCATACTTTCAACATGGTGCGAGTCGCTGTAGAAAACGCAAGATACATGAAGGATAGAGCCCAAAGAGGAGGATTTAATTGGGCGGTTAAAGCCGGTATTCATTCGGGAAAAGTTATAGGGGGAATTGTCGGCAAGAGGAAATACCTCTACGACATATTCGGAGATACCGTAAACAAGGCGGCGAGAATTCTGGAGGCCTCGGGACCCGATAGAATAAGTCTGTCCGAGACGGCATTTTTCCGTGTTAAAAACAACGTCAAATCATTTGAGGTGGCTGAAAAAAGCTTGAAGGGAATTGGAAGAACAAAAATATACTCTTTTAGCGAGTCCGACTGGTATGAATGA
- a CDS encoding tetratricopeptide repeat protein — MNEEKNNSPGVERMLDTATSKLDEDPILALEIAEKALKEARIQNLTDAEKMALRMRARILARIGNYSKAIERYEENSILFKDDKKVLSETYKDIGLVLYYVSDYDRALKELDKSMKLAQELGDATIVAQVNNNKGIVLTALGRYDESIAMLELSLAQKNGIRNYPEVSIANTLASIGDLYDKKNEIYKAFDYFEKALRLYRKNKPGVAAQLCNIGNCLKSIGKKDEAVKHYEEALEIVRTIKHREFEANILYNLANAIAVLGDIKKAKKCFGESLKINNELGDPQAVANIKLEFSSIKTKERKFDESISLLKEAQEIAEKIRESPLSMKICEELANVYEMKKDY, encoded by the coding sequence ATGAATGAAGAAAAAAACAATAGTCCGGGTGTCGAAAGAATGCTTGACACAGCCACTTCAAAACTCGACGAAGACCCGATCTTGGCTCTTGAGATTGCGGAAAAAGCCCTAAAGGAAGCCCGGATACAGAATTTAACTGACGCTGAAAAAATGGCTCTCCGAATGCGCGCGAGAATTTTGGCTAGGATAGGTAATTACAGCAAAGCGATTGAACGTTATGAGGAAAACAGCATCCTTTTCAAGGACGACAAAAAGGTTCTGTCGGAAACTTACAAAGACATAGGTCTGGTCCTTTACTATGTTAGCGATTATGACAGAGCTTTGAAGGAACTCGACAAATCGATGAAATTAGCCCAAGAACTTGGCGATGCAACCATTGTAGCTCAGGTCAACAACAACAAAGGAATCGTGCTTACCGCGCTGGGAAGATACGATGAATCTATTGCAATGCTCGAACTATCTCTTGCCCAGAAAAACGGCATTCGAAACTATCCCGAAGTGAGTATCGCAAACACTTTAGCCAGCATAGGCGATTTGTATGACAAAAAGAATGAAATTTACAAGGCGTTCGACTATTTTGAAAAAGCCCTCAGATTGTACAGGAAAAACAAACCCGGAGTGGCGGCTCAACTTTGCAACATAGGTAATTGTCTGAAAAGCATCGGTAAGAAAGACGAAGCTGTAAAACATTACGAAGAGGCGCTGGAGATTGTTCGAACGATTAAGCACAGGGAATTCGAGGCGAACATTCTTTACAACCTGGCAAACGCAATCGCAGTACTCGGTGATATAAAAAAGGCTAAGAAGTGTTTTGGGGAATCACTGAAGATAAACAACGAACTTGGAGATCCGCAAGCCGTGGCGAATATCAAGCTTGAATTTTCATCGATTAAGACAAAGGAGAGAAAATTTGACGAATCTATTTCTCTTTTGAAGGAAGCTCAAGAGATTGCAGAAAAAATCCGGGAATCTCCGCTTTCAATGAAGATATGCGAAGAACTTGCTAATGTGTACGAAATGAAAAAAGATTACTAA
- a CDS encoding PorT family protein, translated as MKKTLSLFIFFAFSANFTWAGIITGIKTGLNVSSLYGGQLSDDGTRRGFYVGSFVNITVNDFLSFQPEFNFTSKGKENTYLIGFTKYKKSVCIYYIECPLLVKLKILDRGTLKYNLLAGPYYSFFAGGVSNFPIGTHPVTEDIEYLLNGKVKSSDFGLTIGAQMDIVVLDFRKWILSIDIRHTLGLKPVHDQENELPFLIDQKNKTTSMMVGLGYVL; from the coding sequence ATGAAAAAAACATTGTCATTATTTATTTTCTTTGCTTTTTCAGCGAATTTTACTTGGGCTGGGATAATAACCGGAATCAAGACTGGCTTAAACGTCTCGAGTCTTTATGGAGGACAGCTCAGCGATGACGGAACGAGACGTGGTTTTTACGTCGGTTCTTTTGTCAACATAACGGTAAACGATTTTTTGTCTTTTCAGCCTGAATTCAACTTCACTTCAAAAGGCAAAGAGAACACTTACCTTATCGGTTTTACGAAATACAAAAAATCAGTGTGCATTTATTATATCGAATGCCCTCTGCTGGTTAAATTAAAGATCTTAGACAGGGGCACACTGAAATACAACCTTCTCGCCGGACCTTATTATTCGTTTTTTGCCGGCGGAGTCAGCAATTTTCCTATCGGAACACATCCCGTCACCGAAGACATAGAGTATCTCCTCAACGGCAAAGTGAAATCTTCTGATTTCGGATTGACCATCGGAGCTCAGATGGATATCGTCGTCCTCGATTTCAGAAAATGGATCCTTTCAATAGACATAAGGCACACCCTGGGCCTGAAACCCGTTCATGATCAAGAAAATGAACTTCCTTTTTTGATCGACCAGAAAAACAAGACAACTTCTATGATGGTCGGCCTCGGATACGTTCTTTGA